The following proteins are encoded in a genomic region of Sorangiineae bacterium MSr12523:
- a CDS encoding erythromycin esterase family protein: MNDEDVLLARIGDARFVLLGEASHGTHEFYSERARITQRLIREKGFDAVAVEADWPDAYRIHRYVNAAGSDQDAEEALRGFARFPTWMWRNADVLDFVGWLRDENEGRAHKVGFYGLDLYSLFGSIAEVLRYLDKADPPAAARARARYACFDHYGGDPQVYAYAAGRDVSASCEREALLQLLELQARALEWTRSDTELFDAEQNARLVKNAEEYYRHMMRGRVSTWNLRDRHMMDTLRELDRHLAKSMHGKKPRIVVWAHNSHLGDARATEMGRRGEWNVGQLAREAYPGETFHLGFTTYEGTVTAASDWDAPAERKHVRPALSGSYEEVFHLTGMPRFLLVRGGGHDALWHGPRLQRAIGVVYRPDTERWSHYFHAALASQFDAVLHIDRTRAVEPLERTATWHSGEVPETYPFAV, from the coding sequence ATGAACGACGAGGACGTGCTGCTCGCGCGCATCGGCGATGCGCGCTTCGTCTTGCTCGGCGAAGCTTCGCACGGCACGCACGAGTTCTACAGCGAGCGGGCCCGCATCACGCAGCGCTTGATCCGCGAGAAGGGCTTCGACGCCGTGGCGGTGGAGGCCGACTGGCCCGATGCCTACCGCATCCATCGCTACGTGAACGCCGCCGGCTCGGACCAAGATGCCGAGGAGGCACTGCGGGGCTTCGCCCGCTTTCCCACGTGGATGTGGCGCAACGCGGACGTGCTCGACTTCGTCGGCTGGCTGCGCGATGAAAACGAAGGCCGCGCCCACAAGGTCGGCTTCTACGGCCTCGATTTGTACAGCCTCTTCGGATCCATTGCCGAGGTGCTCCGCTACCTCGACAAGGCCGATCCCCCGGCCGCGGCGCGCGCCCGGGCACGATATGCATGCTTCGATCACTACGGAGGCGATCCGCAGGTGTACGCCTACGCGGCGGGGCGCGACGTGAGCGCCTCGTGCGAACGCGAGGCGTTGCTGCAGCTGCTCGAGCTGCAGGCGCGCGCGCTGGAGTGGACCCGCAGCGACACGGAGCTCTTCGACGCGGAGCAGAATGCCCGTCTCGTGAAGAACGCGGAGGAGTACTACCGCCACATGATGCGCGGCCGCGTCTCCACCTGGAACCTCCGCGATCGGCACATGATGGATACACTGCGGGAGCTCGATCGCCATCTCGCCAAGTCGATGCATGGCAAAAAGCCGCGCATCGTCGTTTGGGCACACAATTCGCACTTGGGCGATGCGCGGGCCACGGAGATGGGCCGCCGCGGTGAGTGGAACGTGGGGCAGCTCGCGCGCGAGGCTTACCCCGGCGAGACGTTCCACCTGGGCTTCACCACGTACGAAGGCACCGTCACCGCGGCCTCCGATTGGGATGCGCCCGCCGAGCGCAAACACGTGCGCCCCGCACTGAGCGGAAGCTACGAGGAGGTCTTCCACCTCACGGGCATGCCGCGTTTTCTCTTGGTTCGCGGGGGCGGGCACGATGCGCTCTGGCATGGGCCGCGGCTGCAACGCGCCATCGGTGTCGTGTACCGCCCGGACACGGAGCGATGGAGCCACTACTTCCACGCCGCGCTGGCCTCGCAGTTCGACGCTGTCCTCCACATCGATCGCACACGCGCCGTCGAGCCGCTGGAACGCACCGCGACATGGCACAGCGGGGAAGTGCCCGAGACGTATCCATTCGCTGTCTGA
- a CDS encoding dienelactone hydrolase family protein, whose amino-acid sequence MQPTVRTPGDKRPETKQLVTIRAGMALLEGELAVPQAPHGLVFFAHGSGSSRHSPRNRIVAQALRNDAQVATLLFDLLSPDEEQIDVRTGRMRFDIDLLARRLIVATDWARGRREGERIGYFGASTGAAAALLAAAVRPNDVAAVVSRGGRPDLAGFALDRVRAPTLLIVGGEDYPVIDMNREAMAHLQHVETRLDVIPRATHLFEEPGALGEVARRAAEWFRRHMMPKQ is encoded by the coding sequence ATGCAACCGACGGTTCGAACGCCGGGCGACAAGCGTCCCGAAACGAAGCAGCTCGTCACCATCCGTGCCGGCATGGCGCTCCTCGAGGGGGAACTCGCCGTGCCGCAAGCCCCGCACGGCCTCGTTTTCTTCGCGCACGGCAGTGGAAGCAGCCGCCATAGTCCGCGCAACCGCATCGTGGCGCAGGCCCTTCGCAACGATGCCCAGGTGGCGACGTTGCTCTTCGACCTGCTGTCGCCCGACGAAGAGCAGATCGACGTCCGCACCGGGAGGATGCGCTTCGACATCGACCTGCTCGCGCGCCGCCTCATCGTGGCGACCGACTGGGCGCGCGGCCGACGCGAGGGCGAGCGCATCGGCTACTTTGGAGCGAGCACGGGCGCAGCCGCAGCCTTGCTCGCCGCCGCCGTGCGCCCCAACGACGTGGCCGCGGTCGTTTCACGCGGCGGGCGGCCCGACTTGGCGGGTTTCGCCCTGGACAGGGTGCGCGCCCCGACCTTGCTCATCGTCGGAGGCGAGGATTACCCGGTCATCGACATGAATCGAGAGGCCATGGCGCACCTGCAACACGTGGAAACACGCCTCGACGTCATTCCGCGCGCCACGCACCTCTTCGAGGAGCCGGGCGCCCTCGGGGAGGTCGCACGCCGCGCGGCCGAGTGGTTCCGACGCCACATGATGCCGAAGCAGTAG
- a CDS encoding phosphoribosyltransferase gives MVARFKNRAEGGRRLAAKLEHLGPMNPMVLALPRGGVPVGYEVARALGLPLDVFIVRKLGVPGHEELAMGAVASGGIRVLNSALIAELGIPKELVERVAEREMREIARRETRYRDGRPPADVHDHLAILVDDGLATGATMFAAVSAVRASGAKHIVVAVPISSPDTCSQMRQHADEVICAMTPEPLYAVGLWYEDFTQTTDEEVCALLAQTAGAADTAHTRRAAS, from the coding sequence ATGGTTGCGCGATTTAAGAATCGCGCCGAGGGGGGGCGGCGCTTGGCCGCCAAGCTCGAGCACCTTGGCCCGATGAATCCGATGGTGCTTGCGCTTCCGCGGGGCGGGGTACCCGTCGGCTACGAGGTGGCGCGGGCACTTGGGCTTCCCCTCGACGTGTTCATCGTGCGCAAGCTGGGCGTGCCAGGGCACGAAGAGCTCGCGATGGGCGCGGTGGCGTCGGGCGGGATCCGCGTCCTCAATTCGGCGCTGATCGCGGAGCTCGGCATTCCGAAGGAGCTCGTCGAACGTGTCGCGGAAAGGGAGATGCGCGAGATTGCCCGCCGGGAGACGCGCTACCGCGATGGCCGCCCGCCGGCCGACGTGCACGACCATCTTGCGATCCTGGTGGACGACGGACTCGCCACCGGGGCGACCATGTTCGCCGCCGTATCCGCCGTGCGCGCGAGCGGCGCGAAGCACATCGTCGTGGCGGTGCCCATCTCATCGCCGGACACGTGCTCGCAGATGCGTCAGCACGCCGACGAGGTGATCTGCGCGATGACGCCGGAGCCGCTCTACGCGGTGGGCCTCTGGTACGAGGATTTCACCCAGACCACCGACGAGGAAGTGTGCGCGCTTCTCGCGCAAACCGCCGGCGCGGCCGATACGGCCCATACGAGGAGAGCGGCATCATGA
- the lipA gene encoding lipoyl synthase, protein MSASSSEPAGKPPRFAPKPPWLKVRAPGGESYGRLKETFRELDLHTVCEEARCPNVGECWSEGTATVMLLGDVCTRGCRFCAVTTGDPRGAVDVREPEHVARAIARLGLQYVVMTMVDRDDLLDGGASHVARTVTRLRELRPDILIETLLGDFGGHLSYVDITVDAKPHVWAHNIEVVRRLQRRIRDVRCSYEQSLAVLRRVKERDPERITKSSIMVGIGETDDEVEETLADLRTAGVDLVTIGQYLRPTPKHVAVDRYVTPETFLRFENKAKELGFAFCASAPLVRSSYKAAEVFVKSVLRPGDPEAAKKLLSERLAEAQAAAAIIDGQSATGEAPRTVSELAARAAVSLIPATSLVRRAPSEV, encoded by the coding sequence GTGTCCGCCTCTTCTTCCGAGCCCGCAGGTAAGCCTCCGCGTTTCGCCCCCAAGCCTCCGTGGCTCAAAGTTCGAGCCCCCGGCGGTGAATCGTACGGGCGCCTGAAGGAAACCTTCCGCGAGCTCGACCTTCACACGGTGTGCGAAGAGGCGCGCTGCCCCAACGTAGGCGAATGTTGGTCCGAGGGCACGGCGACCGTCATGCTGCTCGGGGACGTGTGCACCCGAGGCTGCCGCTTCTGCGCGGTCACCACGGGCGATCCCCGCGGCGCCGTCGACGTGCGCGAGCCCGAGCACGTGGCCCGCGCCATCGCGCGCCTGGGCCTGCAATACGTCGTCATGACCATGGTCGACCGCGACGACCTGCTCGACGGCGGAGCCTCCCACGTGGCCCGCACGGTCACGCGACTCCGCGAGCTGCGGCCGGACATCCTCATCGAGACCTTGCTCGGCGACTTCGGCGGCCACCTTTCCTACGTGGACATCACCGTCGATGCGAAGCCCCACGTGTGGGCGCACAACATCGAGGTCGTCCGCCGCCTCCAGCGCCGCATCCGCGACGTGCGTTGCAGCTACGAGCAATCCCTCGCCGTGCTCCGCCGCGTCAAAGAGCGGGATCCGGAGCGCATCACCAAGTCGAGCATCATGGTCGGCATCGGCGAAACCGACGACGAGGTCGAGGAAACCTTGGCGGATCTTCGCACCGCCGGGGTCGACCTGGTGACCATCGGGCAGTACCTGCGTCCGACGCCGAAGCACGTTGCCGTCGACCGCTACGTCACACCGGAAACGTTCCTCCGCTTCGAAAACAAGGCGAAGGAGCTCGGCTTTGCCTTCTGCGCGAGCGCGCCGCTGGTTCGAAGCTCGTACAAGGCCGCCGAAGTCTTCGTCAAAAGCGTGCTCCGCCCCGGCGATCCCGAGGCGGCGAAGAAGCTTCTCTCCGAGCGCCTCGCGGAAGCGCAAGCCGCCGCGGCCATCATCGATGGGCAGAGCGCGACAGGGGAAGCACCGCGCACCGTGAGCGAGCTTGCGGCCCGCGCTGCGGTCTCCTTGATCCCGGCAACGAGCTTGGTTCGAAGGGCGCCCTCGGAGGTCTAA